The Drosophila mauritiana strain mau12 chromosome 2R, ASM438214v1, whole genome shotgun sequence genome has a segment encoding these proteins:
- the LOC117138288 gene encoding protein lap1 — protein MPLLSKCFPCFKFKREEVIDKLDYSNTPLTDFPEVWQHERTLEELYLSTTRLQALPPQLFYCQGLRVLHVNSNNLESIPQAIGSLRQLQHLDLNRNLIVNVPEEIKSCKHLTHLDLSCNSLQRLPDAITSLISLQELLLNETYLEFLPANFGRLVNLRILELRLNNLMTLPKSMVRLINLQRLDIGGNEFTELPEVVGELKSLRELWIDFNQIRRVSANIGKLRDLQHFEANGNLLDTLPSELSNWRNVEVLSICSNSLEAFPFSVGMLKSLVTFKCESNGLTELPDSISYLEQLEELVLSHNKLIRLPSTIGMLRSLRFLFADDNQLRQLPDELCSCQQLSVLSVANNQLSALPQNIGNLSKMKVLNVVNNYINALPVSMLNLVNLTSMWLSDNQSQPLVPLQYLDASTKTQLTCFMLPQVTFKMNSIQAQQQAQEQYEFVYANQQQPHASPSRRICFAEEATILSNAKAQPAPSYPSFVAAPPTPTPDQMAGSVRLMRSPTPYPKELRQMAKYVRQAQAATTSANASEVREARVVTNGQIHCDSSNANQDVVDQATTSAIYGITPETTHIYGVYQQPQQMAHPVPTQEYYGLPLVNYEAHYQQLYVEANTPLPTTHLNGDQDYELQPLQQQPMQQQAVPTPRLEPPPYHIARVYTKKTPEDLNLYESMRQRKQQQQLQEQTIYQDALNSNSNFKTTAIGAQEVEESVDQLDYQNNISNNLEPNPEEEDQELDDTMSQHSLNSTATNNTSKASHKKSTWIFGVHKNPTVKQVTLKWENTIGFDIAELLNQVGIFVSSITPNTNAARLLNLNDKLLEIDGYDLTNANLSDAKRVLLNCGTVMNIMLSRK, from the exons ATGCCGCTGCTGAGCAAATGCTTCCCCTGCTTCAAATTCAAGCGCGAGGAGGTGATCGACAAGCTGGACTACAGTAATACCCCGCTAACGGATTTCCCAGAAGTTTGGCAGCACGAGCGAACCCTGGAGGAACTTTACCTGAGCACCACAAGA TTGCAAGCTCTGCCACCGCAATTGTTTTATTGCCAGGGATTAAGGGTGCTCCACGTAAACAGCAACAATCTAGAGAGCATCCCACAGGCCATTGGCAGTTTGCGCCAGCTGCAGCATCTGGATCTCAACCGGAATC TTATTGTCAATGTGCCCGAGGAAATCAAGTCCTGTAAGCACTTAACCCACCTGGACCTGAGCTGCAACAGCTTGCAACGTCTTCCCGATGCCATTACCTCGCTAATTTCGCTGCAGGAGCTGCTGCTAAACGAGACCTATCTAGAATTCCTACCAGCCAACTTTGGCCGATTGGTAAATCTGAGAATTCTAGAGCTGCGACTCAACAATCTCATGACACTTCCCAAATCCATGGTGAGACTAATCAACCTACAGAGGCTGGACATTGGCGGTAATGAATTTACCGAGTTG CCCGAAGTTGTCGGCGAGTTGAAGTCCCTTCGCGAACTATGGATCGACTTCAATCAAATACGTCGTGTTTCGGCCAACATTGGCAAGCTTCGCGATCTGCAGCACTTCGAGGCCAATGGCAACTTGCTGGACACTCTTCCCAGCGAGCTGAGCAACTGGCGCAATGTGGAGGTATTATCCATATGCTCCAACAGCCTGGAGGCCTTTCCCTTCAGCGTTGGCATGCTGAAGTCTCTGGTGACATTCAAGTGCGAGTCAAACGGTTTGACAGAGTTGCCCGACAGCATAAGCTACTTGGAACAGCTCGAGGAACTAGTACTCAGCCATAATAAGCTTATACGCCTACCTAGCACAATTGGGATGTTGCGTAGCCTTCGCTTTTTGTTCGCCGATGATAATCAACTTCGACAACTACCAGATGAGCTGTGCAGCTGTCAGCAGTTGAGTGTGCTAAGTGTGGCGAACAATCAGTTGTCCGCTCTACCACAGAACATTGGAAACCTGAGCAAGATGAAGGTACTCAATGTGGTGAATAACTACATAAATGCATTGCCAGTTTCTATGTTAAATCTGGTTAATCTTACATCGATGTGGCTGAGCGATAACCAATCGCAGCCCTTGGTGCCGCTGCAATATCTAGATGCAAGTACAAAGACCCAGTTGACCTGCTTTATGCTCCCGCAAGTCACATTCAAAATGAACAGTATACAGGCCCAACAACAGGCTCAGGAGCAGTATGAGTTCGTTTACGCCAACCAGCAGCAGCCTCACGCGAGTCCGTCGAGAAGGATTTGCTTCGCCGAGGAGGCCACCATTCTTAGCAACGCCAAAGCACAACCAGCGCCCAGTTATCCCAGCTTTGTGGCCGCTCCACCGACGCCAACGCCCGATCAGATGGCTGGGTCCGTGCGGCTAATGCGTTCACCCACACCTTATCCCAAGGAGCTGCGACAGATGGCCAAATATGTGAGGCAGGCTCAGGCGGCGACCACATCGGCCAATGCCAGCGAGGTGAGGGAGGCACGCGTAGTAACCAATGGACAAATTCACTGTGATAGCAGCAATGCCAACCAGGATGTTGTGGACCAGGCCACAACAAGTGCAATATACGGCATTACGCCCGAAACGACACACATCTACGGAGTCTatcagcagccgcagcagatGGCGCACCCGGTGCCAACGCAGGAGTACTACGGCTTGCCACTGGTCAACTACGAAGCACACTATCAGCAACTTTACGTCGAGGCCAACACGCCGCTTCCCACCACGCATTTAAACGGGGATCAGGACTATGAGTTGCAACCGCTGCAGCAACAACCGATGCAGCAACAGGCGGTGCCAACACCCCGGTTGGAACCACCACCATACCACATAGCACGAGTTTACACAAAGAAAACGCCCGAGGATCTCAACCTTTACGAGTCCATGAGGCAgcgaaagcagcagcaacagctgcaaGAACAAACCATCTACCAAGATGCTTTGAATAGCAATAGTAACTTTAAAACGACAGCGATTGGCGCTCAGGAAGTCGAAGAGTCAGTCGATCAGTTGGACTACCAAAATAATATTAGCAATAATTTAGAGCCAAATCCGGAGGAGGAAGACCAGGAGCTGGATGACACTATGTCGCAGCACTCGCTTAATTCCACGGCAACTAATAATACTTCCAAAGCGAGCCATAAGAAATCCACCTGGATCTTTGGTGTCCATAAAAATCCGACAGTCAAACAGGTTACACTCAAGTGGGAGAATACTATAGGCTTTGATATAGCCGAGCTTCTTAATCAG GTTGGCATCTTTGTGAGCTCCATAACGCCCAATACGAATGCCGCCCGCCTGCTTAATCTGAACGACAAGTTGCTGGAAATCGACGGCTACGACCTGACCAATGCCAACCTGAGCGATGCCAAACGAGTGCTGCTAAACTGTGGCACGGTCATGAACATAATGTTGTCGAGAAAATGA
- the LOC117138289 gene encoding fas apoptotic inhibitory molecule 1 isoform X1 produces the protein MSFLSPTLRLENLSTQPTMTQDHVPEDQRYNKQNIVAQWCVPINGKMYRIELEHGTTSGRRMIWVNGREVLRRDWMFKLVGEDTFHIDQTRCIIRVDPAPGFKYEYSLYIDGKSHDQYTEDMTRQYRLWLYTDDAAAEAPQEYRIMLKLDTLSLYVNDELRTEESVFVHGGTDTKFLLQDTEFVLQARSSGNKHDGIVHTLLANGVPVPEAKIQEIMQEPVSILQSSN, from the exons ATGTCCTTTCTTTCGCCCACACTGCGCCTGGAGAATCTGTCCACGCAGCCCACGATGACGCAGGATCATGTGCCCGAGGACCAGCGCTATAACAAACAGAATATCGTCGCTCAATGGTGTGTGCCCATCAATGGCAAG ATGTACCGCATCGAGCTGGAACATGGCACAACCAGTGGGCGGCGCATGATTTGGGTCAATGGACGG GAAGTCTTGCGTCGCGACTGGATGTTCAAGCTGGTTGGCGAGGACACCTTTCACATCGATCAGACGCGCTGCATCATACGCGTTGATCCTGCGCCGGGCTTCAAGTACGAGTACTCCCTCTACATCGACGGCAAGTCGCACGACCAGTACACCGAGGACATGACACGGCAATATCGACTGTGGCTATATACAGATGATGCGGCCGCAGAGGCGCCGCAGGAATATAGAATAATGCTCAAGCTGGACACGCTGAGTCTCTACGTAAACGATGAGCTGCGCACGGAGGAG TCGGTTTTTGTTCACGGCGGCACAGACACCAAGTTCCTGCTGCAGGACACGGAATTCGTGCTTCAGGCACGCTCAAGTGGCAATAAACATGATGGCATCGTTCACACTCTGCTGGCGAATGGGGTGCCAGTTCCGGAAGCAAAGATTCAGGAGATTATGCAAGAGCCGGTCTCCATTTTGCAGAGCAGCAACTGA
- the LOC117138289 gene encoding fas apoptotic inhibitory molecule 1 isoform X2 has product MMYRIELEHGTTSGRRMIWVNGREVLRRDWMFKLVGEDTFHIDQTRCIIRVDPAPGFKYEYSLYIDGKSHDQYTEDMTRQYRLWLYTDDAAAEAPQEYRIMLKLDTLSLYVNDELRTEESVFVHGGTDTKFLLQDTEFVLQARSSGNKHDGIVHTLLANGVPVPEAKIQEIMQEPVSILQSSN; this is encoded by the exons ATG ATGTACCGCATCGAGCTGGAACATGGCACAACCAGTGGGCGGCGCATGATTTGGGTCAATGGACGG GAAGTCTTGCGTCGCGACTGGATGTTCAAGCTGGTTGGCGAGGACACCTTTCACATCGATCAGACGCGCTGCATCATACGCGTTGATCCTGCGCCGGGCTTCAAGTACGAGTACTCCCTCTACATCGACGGCAAGTCGCACGACCAGTACACCGAGGACATGACACGGCAATATCGACTGTGGCTATATACAGATGATGCGGCCGCAGAGGCGCCGCAGGAATATAGAATAATGCTCAAGCTGGACACGCTGAGTCTCTACGTAAACGATGAGCTGCGCACGGAGGAG TCGGTTTTTGTTCACGGCGGCACAGACACCAAGTTCCTGCTGCAGGACACGGAATTCGTGCTTCAGGCACGCTCAAGTGGCAATAAACATGATGGCATCGTTCACACTCTGCTGGCGAATGGGGTGCCAGTTCCGGAAGCAAAGATTCAGGAGATTATGCAAGAGCCGGTCTCCATTTTGCAGAGCAGCAACTGA